The window TTCAGTAAATCTGTTATTTCGCTAACGGAAAAAACTCAATACTTATACCGAATCCATTTGAACAGCTCTTTGAGCGACGGTTTTTTGCCGTACATGAAGATGCCCACGCGGTAGATCTTCGATGCGACCCACACCATGCCCACGAATGATCCGTAGAGCAGCACGAGCGAGAGGACGATCTCCCACAGCGGGATGTCGTAGGGGATGCGGGCCATCATGACGATCGGCGAGGTGAAGGGGATGATCGAGAACCAGAAGGCCATCTGCGAGTTGGGGTCGCGGATCACGACGAACATCATCAGCAGGGCCAGGATGATCGGCAGCGTGATGGGCATCTGCAACTGCGAGGCGTCCTGCACGTTGTCCACGGCCGAACCCACGGCGGCGAACATCGCCGAGTAGAGCAGATAGCCGCCGAAGACGAACAGCAGCAGGCTGACGAAGATCTTGACGATATAGCCCAGGTCGGTCATGGCGGCCACGGCCTGGAGCATCTCGGGATTCATGTCGGTCATCGCGGCTGCGTCGGGCATGCCCTGCTGCATGGCCTGGGCGCCCGCCATGACCTCTTCGGGCATCAGGTGGGGCATTACGAGGGCTCCGACGCCGACGATCAGCACGCCCCAGATCAGCACCTGCACGACGGCCACCGAGGCCACGCCGAGGATTTTGCCCATCATCAGGTCGAAGGGGCGGACCGACGAAACCATCACCTCCAGCACGCGGTTGTTCTTCTCCTCGATCACCGACTGCATGACCATCGCGCCGTAGATCAGCAGGAACATGTAGAGGATGAATCCCAGGACATACCCCAGGCCCGTGGCCACGGCCGACGACTGCGCCTGGGCGTCCTCCTCCTGCGACTTGTCGTTGCGGAAGGTCTGCATGACGACCTTGGTTTCGACCTGTTCGAGAATCTGCGAGAGGTTTTCGATGTTGTAGGCTTTGAGTTTCTCGGTTTCGAGGATGCGCTCGATCTGCCCCGTGATGTTGCTTTCGAGGGCGAGCGACGACGACGAATTGGCGTAGAGCCGGACGTTGTTGGAGTTTTCCAGAATGTCGCCGCCGATCCAGAGCACGCCGAATTTTTCGGTCAGCTCCCTGCGGGCCTCTTCGGTCGGGAGTTCCGTGGTCTCGAAGCGGATCTCCTCGTCGCTTTCGAGCTTCGGGGCTATCAGGCCGCTTTCGTCGATGACGGCGATGACCTTCTCGTCGCCCCGCGAAAACTGCATGATGAGCGCCGGGGCGGCCATCAGGGCGATCATCAGCACGGGCATCAGCAGCGTGGTGATGATAAAGGATTTTTTGCGTACGCGTTCGTTGAACTCGCGCTGGATGATGATGGATATGTTGGACATGGCTTTTCCGTTTTAGAGTTTGCCGTTGACGGCTCTTATGAAAATGTCGTTCATCGAGGGGATGATCTCGCGGAACGAACGCAGTTCGACGGCTTCGTTGACGGCGGAGATCACCCCGCGCACCTCGGAGTCGTCGTTGACGTGGAGTTTGAGCATGCGGTAGACCGACTCCTCCTGCGTTCCGTCGAGAATCTCGCAGCGCCCGGCGACGGCCTGTCGCAGGACGGCTTCGTCGCCCCGGTAGGCCACCTCGAAGATGTTCGACCCGTGGCGGCGGCGGATGTCATCGACCTTGCCCGAGAGGATGTTGCGCGATTTGTTGATGAGCGTGATGTGGTCGCAGATCTCCTCCACGGAGGACATGTTGTGCGTCGAGAAGATCACCGTGGCGCCCTTGTCGCGCAGCCCCAGAATCTCCTCTTTCAGCAGGTTGGCGTTGATGGGGTCGAAGCCCGAAAAGGGCTCGTCGAAGATCAGCAGCTTGGGTTCGTGGAGCACCGTGACGATGAACTGCACCTTCTGGGCCATGCCCTTCGAGAGCTCCTCGACCTTCTTGTCCCACCACTCCTGAATGCCGAATTTGACGAACCACTCCTTCAGCCGCACGACGGCTTCGCGGCGCGAAAGACCTTTGAGGCGTGCGAAGAAGACGGCCTGTTCGCCGACCTTCATTTTCTTGTAAAGCCCGCGCTCCTCGGGGAGATAGCCGATGCGGTAGACATCTTCCGGGGCGATCTCGCGGTCGCCGAACAGCACGCGGCCCGAATCGGGTGCCGTGATGCGGTTGATGATGCGGATCAGGGTCGTTTTGCCCGCTCCGTTGGGGCCCAGAAGCCCGTAGACCGAGCCTCGGGGGATGGCGAGCGATACGTCGTCGAGCGCCGTGTGCGAGGCATAGCGTTTGGTGACGTGTTCTGCTGTGAGTAAATCCATAGTCGCGGAATGTTTGTTTTTCGGATCGTTCCGGCGACAAATATAGAAACAAATTTTGAATATCAAAAAATATTTATCGTTTTTCGATAAATCGTCGTGCCCGGGTGTCCTGCGCAATCCCCGGGATGCGGTTCGGTGGGGGTTGGGCGGGTTTGGCGTTGCGCGCTCCTTTCATTATCTTTGACGCTGTGAAGGAGTCGAAATTCGTCAAAACGAAGATGGTCGCGGGCTACGTCCTGCTGATCGCGGTCTGTGTGCTCGCGGTGGGCTATGTCTACCGGGTGGTGGTCCGTTTTTCGGCTCCCGACAGCAGCTACGTACAGTTGCAGACCAAGCACAGCGCCGTCAGCCGGACCCTTTACCATCTCTATCAGGCCGAAAGTTACGGGCAGCTGATGATCGCCGGCTACCAGTCCTACGAGGCGCGTTACAAACGCGAACTGCGCACCGTGAGGGCCTGCATCGACTCGCTGCGCTCGCTGACGGGCGACCGGGATTCGTTGCAGACGATGCGTCTGGACAGCATCACGCGTCTGCTCGCCGACAAGGAACGGCGCACGATGAGCCTGCGCCGCACGATCCGCGCCGGTTCCACGGCCAAACTGCTCGACAAGAACATCCGCGACCTGATCGGTCCCCAGCAGGGGATCGTGGCCGACACGACGCCGTTCCGCCGCATCGTGAGGCAGGACACGACGGCCGTGCCGCGCTCCCGGCGGCGTTTTCTGCAACGGCTGGGCGATTTGTTCAGTCCTCCGAAGGAGGATTCGAGCGTGGTGATCTCCCGCCGCGAACTGGTGGCCCCCGCGGTGCCCGCCGGGTCGGTGAAAGATACCATTACGCTGGTGCTGAGGGCCTTGCAGGATAGCGTCACGAGCAACCGCCTGGGCATTTACGACCGGGCGTGGCAGGAGGGACTGCGGCTGAGTTACAGCAACGAACTGGTCAACACGAAGATATACCGCCTGATCATGGACTTCGAGGCCGAGGATACGGAGTTCCTGATGCGGCGCATAGAGCGCACGGAGGCTTTCCGCCGCAGGTCGTCGCGTGTGTTGGGAGGCGTGACCGTCGGGGCCGTGGTGCTCGTGCTGTTGTTCGTCGGGATATTGTGGCGCGACATCAGCCGCAGCAACCGCTACCGCCGGGAGCTGGAGCAGGCCAACCGCGACAAGGAAGCCCTGCTGGCCGCCCGCGAGAAGCTGATGCTGGCCATCACGCACGACATCAAGGCCCCGTTAGGGTCGGTGATGGGCTATATCGACCTGCTGTCGCGGCTGACCGACGACAAGCGGCAGGAACTTTACCTGCACAATATGAAGGACTCCTCCGAACACCTGCTGGCGCTGGTCAACAGCCTGCTGGACTTCTACCGGCTGGACATCAACAAGATCGAGGTGGCCCGGGTGGCTTTCAGTCCCGCGCAGCTGTTCGAGACGATCCGGGCGGGATTTGCCGCCGCGGCCGCGGCCAAAGGGCTGGAACTGCGTCTGGAAACCGGTCCGGACGCCGCGCGGACGGTGACGGGAGACGCTTTTCACATCCGGCAGATCGCCGACAATCTGGTTTCCAACGCTTTGAAATTCACCAACAAGGGCTCCGTGACGCTTCGCGCCGACGTTCGGCAGGGGCGGCTGGTCTTCTCGGTCCGCGATACGGGCCGCGGCATCGGCCGCGAGGAGAAGGAGCGGATTTTCGGGGAGTTCGTGCGCCTGAGTTCGGCGCAGGGCGTCGATGGGTTCGGACTGGGGCTGTCGATCGTCGATCGCCTCGTGAAGCTGCTCGAAGGGACCATTTCGCTCGAAAGCCGTCTCGGCGAGGGGAGCAAATTCATCGTGTCGGTGCCCGTCGGGGAGGCCGGGCCCGCGGCGGTGCAGGAGGTCCGGGAGCCGGAGCCTCCGCAGCCGGGACTGCGGGTGCTGCTGATCGACGACGATCCGTTGCAGCTGGAGATGACCGCCGCGATGTGCCGCCGGGCGGGGATCGCCGCCGAGTGCTGCCAGTATCCCGAATACGCCGCCAAACTGGTCGCCGACGGCCGCTTCGATCTGGTGCTGACCGACATACAGATGCCCTCGGCCGACGGATTCAGCGTGCTGAAAGCCGTGCACGGGGTCGATCCCGCGCTGCGCGTGGTCGCCGTGTCGGCCCGCGGGGAGCTGGACGCCGCGGATTTCACGGCCCGCGGATTCTCCGGATGTCTCCGCAAACCGTTCGCATACGGCGAACTGCTCGCCGTGGTCCGTGCGGCCTGCGGCGGGGCGGTTCCGGCGGCGGAAGAACCTGGGGTCCCGGCGGCGGAGGGGGTGGATTTCGGCCCCCTGACGGCCTATGCGGGCGACGATACCGGTGCGGCGCGGAGTATTCTGGCCTCCTTCGCCGAACAGACTGCGGCCAATGCCCGGGAGTTCGAAAAGGCGGTCGGAAGCGGCGATGCGACAGCGGTAAGGGCCCTATCGCACAAGATGCTGCCGATCTTCACGATGCTCGGTGCGGCGGAAGTCGCCGACATCCTGCGCCGGGCCGAGAACCGCGAGGGGCCCCTGACCGACGCGCTGTGCGGTGAATTGCGCGCGGCGGTCGAAAAAATCCGCGCGATTGTCGCGGAAGCCGAAAAAACGGTAACTTTGTAGCGTTATGGAAGAGCGTATTCTGATCGTAGACGACGACATCACCTTTGCCCTGATGCTGCGCACATGGCTTTCGAAACGCGGTTTCGGGGTCGAGACCGCCTCATCGGCGGCGGCGGCCCGCACGGCCCTCGGCGCCGGTGGATTCTCGCTGGTGCTGAGCGACATGCGTCTGCCCGACGAGGACGGAATCGCCCTACTGCAATGGATGGCCGGGGCGGGCGTGACGGCGCCGGTGATCGTGATGACGAGTTACGCCGAGATACAGAACGCCGTGCGGTGCATGAAACTCGGCGCCCGCGACTACGTGGCCAAGCCGGTGAATCCCGACGAACTGCTGAAAAAGATCCGCGAGGCGCTGGACGCTCCGGAGGCGCAGGCCCCGGCGGCCAAACCGGCTCCGCGTGCGGCGAAAGGGGTTTCGGCCGCGGCGCTCAACTACATCGAGGGGCGCAGCGACGCCGCGCGGCAGCTGTACGAACACATCCGGCTGGTGGCCCCGACCAATATGTCGGTGCTGGTGAACGGCGAGAGCGGCACGGGCAAGGAGCACGTGGCGCAGCTGATCC of the Alistipes senegalensis JC50 genome contains:
- a CDS encoding ABC transporter permease, producing the protein MSNISIIIQREFNERVRKKSFIITTLLMPVLMIALMAAPALIMQFSRGDEKVIAVIDESGLIAPKLESDEEIRFETTELPTEEARRELTEKFGVLWIGGDILENSNNVRLYANSSSSLALESNITGQIERILETEKLKAYNIENLSQILEQVETKVVMQTFRNDKSQEEDAQAQSSAVATGLGYVLGFILYMFLLIYGAMVMQSVIEEKNNRVLEVMVSSVRPFDLMMGKILGVASVAVVQVLIWGVLIVGVGALVMPHLMPEEVMAGAQAMQQGMPDAAAMTDMNPEMLQAVAAMTDLGYIVKIFVSLLLFVFGGYLLYSAMFAAVGSAVDNVQDASQLQMPITLPIILALLMMFVVIRDPNSQMAFWFSIIPFTSPIVMMARIPYDIPLWEIVLSLVLLYGSFVGMVWVASKIYRVGIFMYGKKPSLKELFKWIRYKY
- a CDS encoding ABC transporter ATP-binding protein, with the translated sequence MDLLTAEHVTKRYASHTALDDVSLAIPRGSVYGLLGPNGAGKTTLIRIINRITAPDSGRVLFGDREIAPEDVYRIGYLPEERGLYKKMKVGEQAVFFARLKGLSRREAVVRLKEWFVKFGIQEWWDKKVEELSKGMAQKVQFIVTVLHEPKLLIFDEPFSGFDPINANLLKEEILGLRDKGATVIFSTHNMSSVEEICDHITLINKSRNILSGKVDDIRRRHGSNIFEVAYRGDEAVLRQAVAGRCEILDGTQEESVYRMLKLHVNDDSEVRGVISAVNEAVELRSFREIIPSMNDIFIRAVNGKL
- a CDS encoding ATP-binding protein; its protein translation is MKESKFVKTKMVAGYVLLIAVCVLAVGYVYRVVVRFSAPDSSYVQLQTKHSAVSRTLYHLYQAESYGQLMIAGYQSYEARYKRELRTVRACIDSLRSLTGDRDSLQTMRLDSITRLLADKERRTMSLRRTIRAGSTAKLLDKNIRDLIGPQQGIVADTTPFRRIVRQDTTAVPRSRRRFLQRLGDLFSPPKEDSSVVISRRELVAPAVPAGSVKDTITLVLRALQDSVTSNRLGIYDRAWQEGLRLSYSNELVNTKIYRLIMDFEAEDTEFLMRRIERTEAFRRRSSRVLGGVTVGAVVLVLLFVGILWRDISRSNRYRRELEQANRDKEALLAAREKLMLAITHDIKAPLGSVMGYIDLLSRLTDDKRQELYLHNMKDSSEHLLALVNSLLDFYRLDINKIEVARVAFSPAQLFETIRAGFAAAAAAKGLELRLETGPDAARTVTGDAFHIRQIADNLVSNALKFTNKGSVTLRADVRQGRLVFSVRDTGRGIGREEKERIFGEFVRLSSAQGVDGFGLGLSIVDRLVKLLEGTISLESRLGEGSKFIVSVPVGEAGPAAVQEVREPEPPQPGLRVLLIDDDPLQLEMTAAMCRRAGIAAECCQYPEYAAKLVADGRFDLVLTDIQMPSADGFSVLKAVHGVDPALRVVAVSARGELDAADFTARGFSGCLRKPFAYGELLAVVRAACGGAVPAAEEPGVPAAEGVDFGPLTAYAGDDTGAARSILASFAEQTAANAREFEKAVGSGDATAVRALSHKMLPIFTMLGAAEVADILRRAENREGPLTDALCGELRAAVEKIRAIVAEAEKTVTL